One Triticum dicoccoides isolate Atlit2015 ecotype Zavitan chromosome 3B, WEW_v2.0, whole genome shotgun sequence genomic window, ACCGCCTCTTCCCGTCGCCAAACCGTCCCGATCCCCGAGTTAAACAGGACGCGCCTCGATTCCCGGCACACGAGCCGGCGAGCCGCGCAGCCTTCGACTCCGAGGGGAACCGCTCACAGGAGCACCACCGACCCGCGGACATGGCCGAGGAGGGGAAGCACCTGGAGACGGGCCGGGCCGACCGCTCCGTCTGGCTCATGAAGTGCCCGACCATCGTCTCGCGCGCCTGGCAGGAGGCCGCCGCCGATGCCGGAGGccccaaccctaaccctaaccccgtCGTCGCCAAGGTCATCCTCTCCTTCGACCCGCTCAGCACGGACGAGGACCTGAACCAGGCAAGAGTCTCCCCCTTCGCTCCCGTTTGCGTGGCTTTGCCTCCATCGAAACGTAGCCGCTAAGTTATTCCAATGTATGTTGTTTGGGGTTGTGGTGGGCGGAAGGTGAGCTCCGAGATAAACCAGCTAACCCCTACTAGGATCGCATTGCCTAAACGATGATGAACTATTGGATTTTCTTTCTGTCTTGAGCACGAACTTTTCTGTCCAGGCGCATTACTAGAATGGTGAACTATGTTTGCCTTCAGTTGCGTTACTGTATGCTTTAATTGATGTTAGTTTTTCAGATATGTAAGGCCTGTCTCTAGTCCGTATGTTTCACCTCGAAGTGCCATgggtaacttatttttgcagacttAACTCGATCAATTTGAGCAATTATAGCACTGCACTTTGGATCTTGATATATAATGTATGTGTGTTATTCAGAAATTTGTCGTAGTTTCTGGGAGAAAAGCCTCTGCAGTCTGGAGGCATTAAGCAACATTCTGGACTGAAACAAATCGTGAAAGGGCTTAGCGTAACTGTGTAAGCATGTATGCTCTACAACGAGGCTTAAAAACTAACGCTATCTCTGGTGGTTAAACAGTAGTGCCCTGTACATGGCTTTTTCATTTTTCCTTTCCAGAACTCGGTTGTCAGTTTTTATGCCTACAGTCATATAAATGCTGTTCATATCTCTCTCTTTGTGCCCCAGTTTCCCCAGAGGCCATAAGACAGCACTCTTCACTAAATTTGTATAATAACATCCATTTGAGATGTTTTTGTGATGGTACCTATCTTTCTTATATGGTGTTAGTGAAATAACAGTTCAAGATGGAGATGGCTCAAACTGGCAATGGCAACACACCGAAGAATTACTCTTTAAATATGTTCAAGGATTTTGTGCCAATGTGTGTTTTCTCTGAGTCTAACCAAGGTAATATGCTGTCTTTAACCTTTTTATGATATCCACATGCATTTAATTTGTTTTTCTCAGAAAACGTTGAGACCAGTTGTTTCCGTAAGTGAGAAATAAAGAATGCTTGTTTTACCAACATATGCTTCTTAATGTAATAATAATATGTATTGCATTGTCTAATTTGGTTCAGAAGCTAGTTACACCTCATGCCAATGAACCCCACCGTAGTCCTGAAATTAAGGTGTTTAATTAATTCTAGAGTCCCGAGTCCTCAGGCCCCAATTATCTATAGTTATTGCCTTATTGGCATAATTGAGCTTTGTTTTGGGCAACGACAAGGAGCTCTAGCTATTCATTAAGTTGAAAAAGAATTGACACAGTTTATATTATAGTCCAGGTCTGATTGTACATATTGTGATATTGGGTTAGTGCTAATTTGTCGATATCATTATACTGTCAGGTTGCTCACAAATTGGGTCCTCTTGTCGAACTATTTCCTTCTATAAGTCTGTTTAGTTTGAACTTGCTGTTCAAGCACCTTGTTAATGTTTCAGTTCTAATTAATCCACTCAATATATGGTTTGTTGTGGGCTCTCTACATTTTAGATTTTGCAAGCAACTTCATACGTAGTCATTTCAATATACCTACCGACTCATGTCATGTGTATCTCATCTTTTAGTATCCATTTTTTCTGTACAGTTTCTTGGTTATGTCTTGTCACGTCGTACTGGCTTCAGATACGTTTTATGCTGTTGCCTTTGGAAGTTTTTGTGGTAGATTCTCCTCTACCACATGTTATATGCACCCTGCTGAACCAATACAATTTACACAAGCTGTTTATTCGGAACAACACAGCACTATTtttttttctgcgtcacatagttaTTGTGTTCTGTTTATTTCAGGGAAGCTTGCATGCGAAGGAAAAGTCGAGCACAAATTTGACATGGAACCGCACAAAGAAAACCTTTCAGACTATGCAAAATTATGCCGTGAGAGGACTAAAAATTCTATGATTAAAACAAGAAAAGTGCATGTGAGAAATTTAATTTGATCTTGCCCTTTTCTGTCTCTTACATCTTCCAAGTGTTGTCACGTAAATTTACCTTTCCCCTTCATTTCTTTGTAGGTACTTGACAAGGAGCATGTGAACGTGCGCACAATGATTAGCATGATTGgtggcgggcctcattctggtccaaaGGTAGTCGTCCTTGCTCAAGATAGCTAAGACAACTCTCAAGATTGCTAGGGGTCTTGAGAGTAGTAATAAATGGTTCTGAAGTTAGGATTTCCATCTTATACCTTACATGTTATGTTTTCAACAATTACCTTTTCTGGCAACAAAAGCATTCCCAGTAAACAGATTGTTTGAATTGGTCTTCTTTTAAGAGTCTCATCACTCGTAATTTTCGTGCTTATCAGGACAAGAAGAAGCCGGTGCCAACCAGAACTCCTGAAGTGAAAAGAACACGAAGGGATCGTGGGGATATTGAAAACATCCTATTCAAGTTATTTGAGAGGCAGTCGAATTGGTCACTGAGGCATCTAATGCAGGAAACTGATCAACCAGAGGTATTTTGCCTGATTCCTAGAAGCATTTATTTACTGATAAGATGTTGATCCGTTGCTTGCTACAGTTACTGCATTCATTTGCGACCTGATGGCACCTTATTTATGCAGCAATTCCTGAAGGAGATAATGAACGATCTTTGCGTCTACAACAAGAGAGGACCGAATCAAGGGACGCATGAGCTCAAGCCTGAGTACAAGAAGTCTGTTGAGGACACTAGCGCGACCTGAAGTCTATATCATCTCTTATGATATGACCTGAGAGCTAGAGGCTCATATGCTCTGGTAAGTTGAATGTGGGTCATCGACAGATTCCGAGTCCTGCCTGTTAATTGCTGATGAATCGCCTGTGCTTCATCTGGTTGTTCTTCGCAAAAGTAGCTTTTTATGCCGCATAATCCTCGAGATATCTTCTTATACCACGGTTTGCTGTATCAAAGATCCTGAGTTTTCAGCATCTTGTGTCCCGAAGGTAAAGTTGTTGATGTTTCTGTGTATATGAAGTCTTGGTCTTCTCTGCCTTATGGGGTGTTTGGATTGTGATCAAAGCCTACTGTACCAactttttggtcatgaccaaaaatcCTTGTTTGGATTATACCAATCGTAATTGTTTGTGCAGCTGCGCATTCCATGAGCTTGCTGCAGGCCTGGAGTTATACAACTTACCTGCTTCCCGGGCTTGAACCAGATATTTTAGAGAAAAGGTGAAGGCCAAGCCTGACAGAAGGCTTGAACCTTGCCCGACTTTAAATAAATAAAGCCATCAACCATACAGGATTACAAGAGCAACGTTGAAAATAAAAGCGAGACAAAAGAAAAAGGTTCCATGTACATATTAGAATAGACTCAAACACCACCCTGGCTGCCATCACCAGCAAACCAACAGGACCACGAGATGAGAGCACACCGTGCTTGCATTGTGTGTTGCTGACCGCATCCAAGAGACCACCAAACATGGTTTGGCTCTGCGGCCGCAAAGGCCCACTACCCTTCGCCCAGGCTCAATGGGTGCCGCATCAGCGGTCGGCAGAGTGGCTCCTAGAACCCAGAGCCATGGTGCCCAAGCTGTGAAAGGAGGACAGGAGAAACAGACCTGCAAGCAACGATAACCAACCACACGGGCATCGTCGTCGGCATCGGAAAGGCACCATGCTGGGCGAGAGCTGATGATCGAAGGTGCAATCCATGGGGCGGGCCAAAAGGGTCAGCACCAAGCAGTAGCTAGGATTTTCTGCCAGGGTGGTCCAATGGACATCGTCGTTTTATACCACGAAATACAAAATATCCacatactagtactccctccgtcccaaaattcttgtcttagatttgtctaaatacggatgtatctagttacgttttagtgttagacacatccgtatctagacaaatctaagataagaattttgggacggagggagtatatgatttgCAAAAGCACATATTAATAGGGTGTTTCAAAGCACATGAAAAATCATGTTTCAAGTCCTCAAGCGTACAAGAAAATAACACACCTTATTTGTCGGGAAAGTCTCGATTATAACATTCTCATTTACTCTGAAGAAAACATACCACTTAATGTATTTGATGAAATTTCTTCGGTTCTCTTCATTTTGCAACAATCCTACAATAAAAAGATGTCCAGTTTACCAATTTTCAGCTCAAATGAACTCATAATAATTATTGAGCTCAACTTGTCAATTCCGAGTTGCCAAAAATGAAGTTTGCACTTACTGCTAAAATTGTTCAGTCCTTCAAAGTGCAATTATTTTACACAAGGGAATCATACtctagaaatgcaactaggtgagcaacctatatgatgcaacaacaataagcacacaagcaagcaaaggatataacacaatatagcttgcacaagtaaaggtgagagataaccaaaagtggaaccgAAGGAACCGAGGATGTGTtagcgaagttccttccttttgaagggaagtacgtctccgttggagcggtgtggaggcacaatgctccccaagaagccactagggccaccgtattctcctcacgccctcacacaatgcgagatgccgtgattccgctattggtgcccttggaggcagcgaccgaacctttacaaacaaggttggggcaatctccacaactgaattggaggctcccaacgacaccacgaagcttcaccacaatggactatggctccgcggtgacctcaaccgtctagggtgctcaaacacccaaaagtaacaagatccgcaagagattagtggggggaatcaaatttttcttggtggaagtgtagatcgaggcattctcaaccaatccctagagaatcaacaagtttgattggctagggagagagatcgggcgaaaaaggagcttagagcatcaatggagcttggaggtggaagaggtactcaacttggagaagaagactcccctttaATAGTCAAGGGATgaatccaaccattatccacttaaccagcccgcgacttgcggtactaccgcaccagacaagcggtactaccgcaaggcattgcggtactaccgcaaggcggtgcggtactaccgcacccacggCAGACACCAGAGGAGGCCCTTTTGTGTTGACGCTACGAGCGGTAGAACCGTCGGAACGGTACTACCGtgcgcccttgcggtactaccgcaaggcagggtttgACTGGGTTGGGAAGGCACGGATgaataaaattacatccgtgactacttcTGCTgagtttagatcggtgcaaaaatccgacacagcACTACCGCatccagggagcggtactaccgcatagggtGCGGAtgcaaaaaattacatccgcccctacttccgcgcgGGTAGCAGTACTGGGCCAgaagtcacggtactaccgcgacctcggagcggtactaccgcgaggaggtgcggtactaccgcatccccAAACGGTACTACCTTGAGCCtccgcggtactactgctcccttgagcagtactaccgtacGCCACAGTACACTATCACTTGGGTCGTTCATTTTGCAAAGACACGGATAACAGATCGGTGCTCCAAGGAGGCAaggggaaaggtggtgcaaaggaacatatgtgtacgtgatgattccaccctaacctttccgaagcggaccgCCTCTTACTAGTATGGCttccctacgactcaaatccaccaaaaggaaACGTAGAAAAACACCGTCTTCACTAGGCTCCGAGGGGCATCGAACAATCTTGTGCCAACAtaggagatatctgaaatgctcaaagcacacggttagtctgcaaaagcattgtcatcaatcaccaaaactacttagggagaaatatgcccttacaatctccccctttttggtggactgaTGACAATATGGGATTTGCTCAAGAGAGAACACAAATGAATATAAGCTATCCCAACTTCTACAAAGTATAGGCAGGCTCCcactagatgtgtgcactctatatgaatgctttggactgcatggcacacatgctaggatcaacactccccctatattttgtagACGAGGCATTCCATGCCACGAAATAAATAACACTAAGCATGATCactaaaaaaaaatacacttccgtgatgatacgtgtttgtcacagcaggtcgcgttttttgtcatgcatgtacatccatgacaaatttatgatagaatcaagatagtcatacatgtgctgtcgtagaagtgttccatgacattaccaaaattatcatcacggaagtgtccacttccatgacgataaatcacgcgtcacagaagtgctttcgtcaagggtgaccaacacgtggcatccaccgtaacggaacgccgttaagctatcgggtcgggttttggatccgataacccgttaacagccccgaccaatggggattttccacgtgtaaaatcatcattggctggaggaaacacgtgtcggctcatcgttgggacagatgtcatccactcattggacagaaggcgcctatgatacgtcgacacgtggcatgacccatcaagtttaaatgggccatcccaactaaaggcccacaagattttgcagaccataatgggtcggcccagctaaaggcccacgagattttgcggaccataatgggctggcccagctaaaggcccacaagatttcgcgggccatatgggccggcccaggtaaaggcccacaagatttttgtgtgccataatgggttggcccaggtaaaggcccacaacattcttgcggatcataatgggtcggcccggctaaaggcccatgagatttcaccgacactaatgggccggcccagctgtaggcccacaagattttgaggaccctagtaggccggcccattaactggttgccatgttttgggccaaatgccggcccatatttgatccggtccattaatggcctgccatgttccgggtctaataatggcccatatgagatccggcccgttaaaatcctCCCACGTTCTGgggcaaatcacggcccagatcaggtccggccctttaagaggctttggcctcaattatggcccatatcagattcggcccgttaactgaacgcgatgcttttgggcccacttgcaaaaggcccatttagtaactcggcctgatattagtttcgacctgttaagggcccgtttaacatttcggccctatattaatttcagcctgttaaacgcccgtcatatagttgggcctaactacggcccggtttgcatccggcctgctcgcagccgatatctgattgtgccaaacaaggaccgagacaattttggcctgttaaaagcccgtgatttgattcgcacaatcatgggccggggtccatttcgggctgctgccgtccCATGacctgttcggcatgtttcaggcccaacctacttctccgccttctaaaagcccattgagttttcttgcaaaaagagggccgggggttactcggcctattaaaggcctgatctactagtgggccagtttgacggggcccatgatgcagatcatacatcgtgattgcatgacggcccgattatgtaccgtaattttacggtttgaccgctttactgcgaagacaggatatatatatatatacaataaaataactgcagcatcgtgaataagtaaaaacctagactatacaataaagaaattacggcatattacatccaatgggcatcaaagttcgccactatgataataaagcacaagcagacaacatattacatacactgggcatcaaagatcgccaccagtgcaa contains:
- the LOC119281575 gene encoding general transcription factor IIF subunit 2-like; this translates as MAEEGKHLETGRADRSVWLMKCPTIVSRAWQEAAADAGGPNPNPNPVVAKVILSFDPLSTDEDLNQFKMEMAQTGNGNTPKNYSLNMFKDFVPMCVFSESNQGKLACEGKVEHKFDMEPHKENLSDYAKLCRERTKNSMIKTRKVHVLDKEHVNVRTMISMIGGGPHSGPKDKKKPVPTRTPEVKRTRRDRGDIENILFKLFERQSNWSLRHLMQETDQPEQFLKEIMNDLCVYNKRGPNQGTHELKPEYKKSVEDTSAT